GCTACCCGGTCTATCTTGTGCAGCGATACCTCAGACGGCGGGACTAGCTTGTCGCGGTAGTGACAGGGCTTTCTCGCGGCGCCTTGGACAAAACCTACTTCGCCCTTGACCCTTGTTTCGCCCGAGTTCCTTCCGGAGGGCCGAAGAACACCAGCAGGACCAGGTCTTCGGTGATGTCATGGAAGCGATGGTCGCCGTTGGCGCCCACGAAAATCACCGATCCGGGCTGAACGTCCAGATGCCGGGGCGTGCCATCGCCATCGAAGAAGAACTTGGCGCGGCCGCTCAGCACGTAGTAGATCTCGTCTTCGCTGTGTGGCTTCTGCTTGTCCTCAGCCCCGGCGGGTAGCGCGTAAACGCCCGCGCTCATGGCGTCGGTGCGCAGGAATTCGCGATACGC
The DNA window shown above is from Terriglobales bacterium and carries:
- a CDS encoding cupin domain-containing protein; amino-acid sequence: AYREFLRTDAMSAGVYALPAGAEDKQKPHSEDEIYYVLSGRAKFFFDGDGTPRHLDVQPGSVIFVGANGDHRFHDITEDLVLLVFFGPPEGTRAKQGSRAK